A single Patagioenas fasciata isolate bPatFas1 chromosome 16, bPatFas1.hap1, whole genome shotgun sequence DNA region contains:
- the HRH3 gene encoding histamine H3 receptor has product MESGGALNGSAAAGRFAAAGTAALGALMALLIAVTVAGNALVMLAFVADSSLRTQNNFFLLNLAISDFLVGAFCIPLYVPYVLTGRWIFGRSLCKLWLVVDYLLCTSSVFNIVLISYDRFLSVTRAVAYRAQQGNTKQAVLKMVMVWVLAFLLYGPAIISWEYISGRSIIPTGECYAEFFYNWYFLMTASTLEFFTPFISVLFFNLSIYLNIQKRTKLRLDVFHEVHNQSFTEEMEMSPEAKLSLKCCKWEQKEPVETLDLSKSKARAAASTASLSANNLLSTSSESSTKPKCSNKKSCKNSACTLSLEKRMKVVSQSMTQRFRLSRDKKVAKSLAIIVGIFGICWAPYTLLMIIRAGCHGHCISDYWYETSFWLLWINSAVNPVLYPLCHYSFRRAFVKLLCPKKLKIQPHDPLQNY; this is encoded by the exons ATGGAGAGCGGCGGGGCGCTGAACGGCTCCGCCGCCGCCGGGCGCTtcgccgccgccggcaccgcggcGCTGGGCGCGCTCATGGCCCTGCTGATCGCCGTCACGGTGGCGGGCAACGCGCTGGTTATGCTGGCCTTCGTGGCGGACTCCAGCCTGCGCACCCAGAacaacttcttcctcctcaacctggCCATCTCGGATTTCCTAGTAG GTGCCTTCTGCATTCCCCTGTACGTGCCCTATGTGCTGACGGGGAGATGGATCTTCGGGAGAAGTCTCTGCAAACTCTGGCTGGTAGTTGATTACCTGCTCTGCACCTCTTCGGTCTTCAACATCGTGCTGATTAGCTATGACAGATTCCTCTCGGTGACAAGAGCG GTTGCCTACAGAGCCCAGCAAGGCAACACCAAGCAAGCAGTGCTGAAGATGGTGATGGTTTGGGTATTGGCGTTCCTGCTTTACGGACCTGCCATTATCAGCTGGGAGTATATATCAGGCCGGAGTATCATACCCACTGGGGAATGCTACGCTGAGTTTTTCTACAACTGGTATTTTCTCATGACAGCCTCTACGCTGGAGTTTTTCACCCCTTTCATCAGTGTGCTGTTTTTCAATCTGAGCATTTACCTGAACATACAGAAGCGTACCAAACTACGCCTGGATGTTTTCCATGAAGTGCACAACCAGTCCTTCACAGAAGAGATGGAAATGAGCCCAGAAGCGAAGCTTTCTTTGAAATGCTGTAAGTGGGAGCAGAAGGAGCCAGTGGAAACCCTCGACCTCTCTAAGAGCAAAGCTCGAGCAGCAGCCTCCACTGCCAGCCTCAGTGCCAACAACCTGCTGTCAACAAGCTCTGAGAGCTCCACGAAACCCAAGTGTTCCAACAAAAAGAGCTGTAAAAATTCTGCATGCACTCTGTCCTTGGAGAAGCGGATGAAGGTGGTGTCCCAGAGCATGACCCAACGCTTCAGGCTCTCTAGAGACAAGAAAGTGGCCAAATCCCTGGCAATCATCGTGGGCATTTTTGGGATTTGCTGGGCACCGTACACCCTCCTGATGATCATCCGTGCTGGCTGCCATGGTCACTGCATCTCTGACTACTGGTACGAGACTTCCTTCTGGCTGCTGTGGATCAACTCGGCTGTTAACCCCGTCCTCTACCCTCTCTGCCACTACAGCTTCAGAAGGGCTTTTGTCAAACTCCTCTGTCCCAAGAAGCTAAAGATTCAGCCTCACGATCCGCTTCAGAACTACTGA